Below is a genomic region from Rouxiella chamberiensis.
GGTCAAACCATTGGCTGGCGCACCACCTTCGCGATTACTGCCCTGCTCGGCGTGATAACCCTCATCGCCCTTGCCCGTTCACTGCCTCAGGGCGAAGCCGGGAAAATGCCGGAAGTGAAAAAGGAGCTGGCGGTACTGGTGCGCCCTGTCGTGCTGCGTTCGATGGCAACCACGGTGCTGGGTGCCGGGGCGATGTTTACCCTTTATACCTACATCACGCCGATTCTCGAGATGCTGACCCATGCCTCGGGCGAGTTTGTGACCGCCATGCTGATGCTGATTGGCGTGGGCTTTACGCTCGGCAACTATATCAGCGGCAAGCTGGTTGACCGTTCCGTTGACGGCACGCTGATGCTGTTCTTCTCGCTGCTGGCGGTGTCGATGTTTGTGTTGCCGTTTACTGCGACCAGTCACATCGGCGCGGCGATTTCGATGGTACTCTGGGGCATGATGTCGTTTGGTCTGATTTCACCGCTGCAAATGCGCGTAATGGATGCAGCGCACGAAGCGCCGGGCATGGCGTCTTCCGTGAATATCGGTGCCTTCAACCTCGGCAATGCGCTGGGTGCGGCACTGGGCGGCGGCGTATTGAGCTCCGGCCTGACCTTTGCCTGGATCCCGCCTGCAGGCGCGGTACTGGCGGTGCTTGGCCTGATTCTGGTAGCCGCGAGTCGCGGTTCACGCCGTGAACTCGCCGGCGAAGGCGCATGATTTCCTGAATAGATTGACGCGAGAGAGACGGTAAAAAAGTCGTGATGCACAACAACACTTCCCCGGAGAAAGGGGCCGCGAAGAATTCGGAGGCGGCCCTGACAAAAGGTGAAAGAACCCACGCCAAACTTCGTCGCCATGCGGCGGCGGAGTTTGCCCGTTTAGGTTTTCACAACACCAAAGTCAGCGACATCGTAAAAGCCACCGGCGTGTCGCAGCCTACGTTCTACTGCTATTTCGAGAGCAAGGAGATGTGTTACGACGACTTGATGTGCGAATTCCGCGCGCGCCTCGAAGCTCTGACGTTGACCTTGCTGATTGAGGGTGAGATTCCGGCCGAAGAAGTGCTGGACCGCGTCGCCCTGAGTTTTCGCAAGTTCCTCG
It encodes:
- a CDS encoding MFS transporter, with the protein product MSSKWPLLALALGSFGIGTTEFAPMGLLPTIANGVEVSIPTAGLLVSAYAIGVMVGAPLMTLFMSRYRRKAALMMLMGIFVAGNLLSSIAPNYTLLLLSRVFTSLSHGAFFGLGALVATSLVPVHKRGSAVAIMFMGLTIANIGGVPVATWIGQTIGWRTTFAITALLGVITLIALARSLPQGEAGKMPEVKKELAVLVRPVVLRSMATTVLGAGAMFTLYTYITPILEMLTHASGEFVTAMLMLIGVGFTLGNYISGKLVDRSVDGTLMLFFSLLAVSMFVLPFTATSHIGAAISMVLWGMMSFGLISPLQMRVMDAAHEAPGMASSVNIGAFNLGNALGAALGGGVLSSGLTFAWIPPAGAVLAVLGLILVAASRGSRRELAGEGA
- a CDS encoding TetR/AcrR family transcriptional regulator, with product MHNNTSPEKGAAKNSEAALTKGERTHAKLRRHAAAEFARLGFHNTKVSDIVKATGVSQPTFYCYFESKEMCYDDLMCEFRARLEALTLTLLIEGEIPAEEVLDRVALSFRKFLDFLAEDPELTQIGFFQPPGCTETKAGLACWITQNLAKEQQSGLFRKDINAVQLGQCYVGMLDQMARIPGDAHHRRELSLGCARLLCEGILQG